A single genomic interval of Sebastes umbrosus isolate fSebUmb1 chromosome 9, fSebUmb1.pri, whole genome shotgun sequence harbors:
- the LOC119493907 gene encoding protocadherin beta-16-like: MMAVRGLALQSCAVALLLFSLHFSNGDVSYSFPEEMKRGSVIGNIAKDLGLETSRLSARKARIDTDGSDKRYCDLNLHNGDLTVAERIDREGLCGDKASCVLKQELMLENPLELHRISLHVQDINDNSPQFKKELIHIDISESADKGARFPIEEAHDADVGKYSVQTYNLQSNENFILGVGTNSVELVLNKELDRENLKEINLLLTALDGGSPQRSGTVVIHVTVQDANDNVPVFSQAVYKASLPENSPLGTVVLTVSATDADEGLNGDVTYDFGHISEDMKSMFTIDHKTGDIKLTTTVDFETASSFELRVTAKDGMGLTSYAKAIIDVTDINDNAPVIYIKSLTNPIPENVSPGSEVGIINVQDRDSENNRQVRCSIQQNVPFKLVPSIKNYYSLVTTGQLDRELVSDYNITISATDEGSPPLSSSKTVQLSVADINDNPPVFEEQSYSAYVSENNKPGSTLCSVTARDPDWRQNGTVIYSLLAGEVNGAPVSSYLSVNGDTGVIHAVRSFDYEQFRSFKVHVMARDNGSPPLSSNVTVSVFISDVNDNSPQILYPAPEGNSFMTELVPKAAHGGSLVSKVIAVDADSGQNAWLSYHIVKSTDPGLFTIGLHSGEIRTQRDISESDSMKQNLIVAVKDNGQPSLSATCSMYLLISDNLAEVPELKDISYDEKNSKLTSYLIIALVSVSTFFLTFIIIILGVRFCRRRKPRLLFDGAVAIPSAYLPPNYADVDGTGTLRSAYNYDAYLTTGSRTSDFKFVSSYNDNTLPADQTLRKSPSDFAEAFGDCDSSPEVGTHFYISYFLTCFQPRCKY; this comes from the coding sequence ATGATGGCTGTCAGGGGACTGGCATTACAAAGCTGTGCCGTTGCTttgctgctcttttctttgCATTTTTCCAATGGGGATGTAAGCTACTCGTTTCCGGAGGAGATGAAACGCGGATCCGTGATCGGAAATATCGCCAAAGACTTGGGTCTCGAAACAAGCCGACTATCTGCTCGAAAGGCCCGCATTGATACCGATGGGAGCGACAAACGTTATTGTGATTTAAACCTCCATAACGGGGATCTGACTGTTGCTGAGAGGATCGACAGAGAGGGCCTTTGTGGAGACAAAGCATCCTGCGTTTTAAAACAAGAGCTCATGTTAGAGAATCCATTAGAATTGCATCGAATTAGTCTGCATGTCCAGGACATAAATGATAACTCTCCGCAATTTAAGAAAGAATTGATCCATATCGATATCAGTGAATCTGCGGACAAAGGTGCTCGTTTTCCAATAGAAGAAGCACATGATGCGGATGTAGGCAAATATTCAGTTCAGACGTACAACCTCCAAAGCAATGAGAATTTTATTTTGGGCGTTGGAACCAATTCTGTGGAACTTGTGCTTAACAAAGAGCTCGACCGGGAAAATTTAAAGGAAATCAATCTGCTTCTCACAGCTCTAGATGGAGGCTCTCCTCAGAGATCAGGTACTGTAGTCATACATGTAACTGTACAGGATGCTAATGATAACGTCCCAGTGTTTAGCCAGGCCGTTTATAAAGCCAGTCTGCCTGAAAACTCTCCACTAGGTACTGTGGTGCTGACAGTGAGCGCTACTGATGCAGACGAGGGACTAAATGGAGACGTGACATATGATTTTGGACATATTTCAGAAGATATGAAGTCAATGTTTACCATAGATCACAAGACAGGTGATATAAAATTGACAACCACAGTTGATTTCGAAACAGCATCATCATTTGAACTGCGCGTCACAGCAAAAGATGGTATGGGATTAACTTCTTATGCCAAAGCCATCATAGACGTTACTGATATAAATGACAATGCCccagttatatatataaaatcactGACTAACCCCATACCTGAGAACGTGTCTCCTGGTTCAGAGGTGGGCATCATTAACGTGCAGGATAGAGACTCTGAGAATAACAGACAGGTCCGCTGCTCCATTCAGCAAAACGTCCCTTTTAAGTTGGTTCCTTCTATTAAAAACTATTATTCTCTGGTGACCACAGGACAACTGGACCGTGAACTAGTGTCTGATTACAACATTACAATCAGTGCCACTGACGAGGGCTCTccacctctgtcctcctctaaaACTGTTCAGTTATCTGTAGCAGACATCAACGACAACCCACCTGTGTTTGAGGAACAGTCCTACAGCgcatatgtgagtgaaaataacaaacctGGCTCCACTTTATGTTCCGTTACTGCTCGAGACCCCGACTGGAGACAAAACGGTACAGTGATTTATTCTCTGTTAGCTGGTGAGGTGAACGGTGCCCCGGTGTCCTCCTATCTATCTGTTAACGGAGACACGGGGGTGATCCACGCTGTGAGGTCGTTTGATTATGAACAGTTCAGGAGTTTTAAAGTCCACGTGATGGCCAGAGACAACGGTTCTCCTCCGCTCAGCAGCAACGTGACCGTCAGTGTCTTCATATCGGATGTGAATGACAACTCTCCTCAGATACTGTACCCCGCCCCGGAGGGCAACTCCTTCATGACCGAGCTGGTCCCCAAAGCTGCACACGGAGGCTCTCTGGTGTCCAAAGTGATAGCGGTGGACGCGGACTCCGGACAGAACGCCTGGCTGTCCTATCATATAGTGAAATCCACTGATCCGGGACTTTTCACTATCGGTCTCCACAGCGGAGAGATCAGGACACAGCGGGACATTTCTGAGTCTGACAGCATGAAACAGAACCTTATTGTGGCAGTGAAAGATAACGGacagccctctctctctgccacctgTTCCATGTATTTACTGATTTCGGATAACTTGGCTGAGGTGCCAGAACTGAAGGATATTTCTTATGATGAGAAGAACTCCAAGCTGACCTCTTATCTGATCATCGCGCTGGTGTCTGTGTCCACCTTTTTCctgaccttcatcatcatcatcctgggTGTGAGGTTTTGTCGCAGGAGAAAGCCCAGACTGTTGTTTGATGGAGCAGTTGCCATCCCCAGCGCTTATCTCCCTCCTAATTACGCAGATGTTGACGGAACAGGAACTTTACGCAGCGCTTACAACTATGACGCCTACCTGACAACAGGTTCTAGAACCAGTGACTTTAAGTTCGTCAGTTCTTACAATGACAACACACTGCCTGCTGACCAGACTCTGAGGAAAAGTCCATCAGACTTTGCTGAGGCGTTTGGGGATTGTGATAGTTCTCCTGAGGTAGGGACACATttctatatttcatatttcttaacTTGTTTTCAACCAAGATGCAAATACTAA